One part of the Esox lucius isolate fEsoLuc1 chromosome 10, fEsoLuc1.pri, whole genome shotgun sequence genome encodes these proteins:
- the LOC105012735 gene encoding relaxin-3 receptor 1 gives MAEADFQRLELYNQVLIRCHADPSCNRSLLTFHNTSLAYDLNFAGDGSPLLRTVVSIMYCAVAAAGVLGNLLVLHLLCSTRTVVKSTINVFVFHLAVADFLLSLALPFWAVDIALDYVWPFGLAMCKFVTLLTGVNVYATIFFMTAMSFARFCLVATALKPAAPLGCKLRASQVTATLIWVGAMLFATPRAVFAELQSVGDSNDTTCLYRFPEGTSWLGANHILRILFGFLLPYLVIMLSYLLLLRFLCRQRLNGVNRRRQANVSKSVAVVVLSFVICWFPYNLLSIWHTLVLLDLTDISRYYYFAQTYLFPLANCLAFTNTCLNPIIYCFIRREYRKALHNLVFKSCLSSVSKACLSAVNSNEGQSHNGQLAIPLNNMESQTALSYTKRSALPSTTLSPVPSPKSICPLNDLT, from the coding sequence ATGGCTGAGGCTGACTTCCAGAGACTTGAGCTGTACAACCAGGTCCTGATTAGGTGTCACGCGGACCCGTCCTGCAACCGTTCCCTCCTGACCTTCCATAACACCAGCTTGGCATACGATCTGAACTTCGCTGGCGATGGCTCCCCCTTGCTCCGGACCGTGGTATCCATCATGTACTGTGCCGTGGCTGCCGCCGGAGTGCTGGGCAATCTCCTGGTGTTGCACCTGCTCTGCTCTACCCGGACCGTTGTCAAGAGTACAATCAATGTCTTTGTGTTCCACCTGGCTGTTGCTGACTTTCTACTATCCTTGGCGCTGCCGTTCTGGGCAGTAGACATTGCCCTGGACTATGTCTGGCCTTTTGGATTGGCCATGTGCAAGTTTGTGACTCTCCTGACGGGGGTCAACGTCTACGCCACTATCTTTTTCATGACAGCGATGAGCTTTGCCCGATTCTGTTTGGTGGCTACGGCACTTAAGCCAGCTGCACCACTTGGCTGCAAGCTTCGCGCGTCCCAGGTGACAGCCACCCTCATATGGGTCGGGGCGATGTTGTTTGCCACACCCCGGGCCGTGTTCGCCGAACTCCAAAGCGTAGGTGACAGCAATGACACTACATGCCTTTACCGCTTCCCTGAAGGTACTAGTTGGCTGGGTGCTAACCACATCCTGAGGATTCTGTTTGGCTTCTTGTTGCCTTATTTGGTCATCATGCTCTCCTACCTGCTTCTGCTGCGCTTCCTCTGCCGGCAGAGGCTGAACGGGGTCAACCGTCGGCGACAGGCTAACGTCTCGAAGTCCGTGGCGGTTGTGGTCCTTTCCTTCGTCATCTGCTGGTTTCCATACAATTTGCTAAGTATCTGGCACACCCTGGTCCTACTCGACCTCACAGACATCAGTCGCTACTACTACTTTGCCCAGACCTACCTTTTCCCCCTGGCCAACTGCTTAGCCTTCACCAACACATGTCTCAACCCAATTATTTACTGCTTTATTCGCAGAGAGTACCGCAAGGCACTTCACAATCTAGTCTTCAAgtcctgtctgtcttctgtgTCCAAGGCTTGCCTGTCAGCAGTCAACTCCAATGAGGGACAGAGTCACAACGGGCAGCTGGCCATCCCACTCAACAACATGGAGAGCCAAACGGCCCTGTCTTACACAAAAAGGTCAGCGTTGCCCTCCACCACTCTGTCGCCAGTTCCCAGTCCAAAGAGCATCTGTCCCCTCAATGACCTCACCTAA